The proteins below are encoded in one region of bacterium:
- a CDS encoding pitrilysin family protein: protein MRPTLRATLSNGLPVLLREVHTAPVATFWAWYRVGSRNEVPGITGISHWVEHMLFKGTPTLGKGEFSRLINRHGGTWNGFTWKDFTAYFETVPAEHIGLGIRIESDRMVNTLFEPAEVERERTVIISEREGSENNPEFALYEEVEASAYRVHPYRHAVIGYKSDLRAITRDDLVRHYRTYYAPSNAVVVAVGDFDGPALLEQIRAAFEPIPAGSPAPAIRGVEPPQEGERRVVFRRAGGAVPVAQIVFHAPRVADPDFFPLLIADGVLSGFKGPGVFGGNGIGARSSRLYRGLVETQLAVDAGSSYRPAIDPTLFEIGLTLRPDVTPERAEGAVLAELARLGDEPIEAAELDKVRKQARAQWVYASDGVTQQAVLLGSTEIVAGGTFLEQFEERLAAVTPRDVQDAAARVFHDRNRTVGWYLPVVSAEEE, encoded by the coding sequence ATGAGGCCCACGCTTCGCGCGACCCTGTCCAACGGCCTGCCCGTGCTGCTGCGCGAGGTCCACACCGCGCCCGTGGCGACGTTCTGGGCATGGTACCGCGTCGGGAGCCGCAACGAAGTGCCGGGGATCACCGGGATTTCCCATTGGGTCGAGCACATGCTGTTCAAAGGCACGCCGACGCTGGGGAAGGGCGAGTTCTCCCGGCTCATCAACCGGCACGGCGGGACGTGGAACGGCTTTACGTGGAAAGACTTCACCGCGTACTTTGAGACGGTGCCCGCCGAGCACATCGGGCTCGGGATCCGCATCGAATCGGACCGCATGGTCAACACCCTGTTCGAGCCGGCCGAAGTGGAGCGCGAACGGACGGTCATCATTTCCGAGCGTGAGGGCTCCGAGAACAACCCCGAGTTCGCGCTGTACGAAGAGGTGGAGGCCTCCGCCTACCGTGTGCACCCGTACCGGCACGCGGTGATCGGTTACAAGAGCGATCTGCGGGCGATCACCCGCGACGACCTCGTCCGGCATTACCGCACCTACTACGCGCCGTCCAACGCGGTCGTCGTCGCGGTCGGCGATTTCGACGGCCCGGCGCTGCTCGAGCAGATCCGTGCGGCGTTCGAACCGATTCCCGCCGGGTCCCCGGCGCCGGCCATCCGCGGCGTCGAGCCGCCGCAGGAAGGCGAGCGCCGGGTCGTGTTTCGGCGCGCGGGCGGGGCGGTGCCGGTGGCACAGATCGTCTTCCACGCGCCGCGCGTCGCGGACCCGGACTTCTTCCCGCTCCTGATCGCCGACGGCGTGCTCTCGGGGTTCAAGGGGCCGGGCGTGTTCGGCGGCAACGGGATCGGCGCGCGCAGCAGCCGGCTGTACCGCGGGCTGGTCGAAACGCAGCTGGCGGTGGACGCCGGCAGTTCGTACCGGCCGGCGATCGACCCGACGTTGTTCGAGATCGGTCTCACCCTGCGTCCCGACGTGACGCCCGAACGGGCCGAGGGCGCGGTGCTGGCGGAACTCGCGCGCCTCGGAGACGAGCCGATCGAGGCGGCCGAGCTGGACAAGGTCCGCAAGCAGGCGCGGGCGCAGTGGGTGTACGCGTCGGACGGGGTCACCCAGCAGGCGGTGCTGCTCGGCAGCACCGAGATCGTCGCCGGCGGGACGTTTCTCGAGCAGTTTGAGGAGCGCCTCGCCGCCGTCACGCCCCGGGACGTGCAGGACGCGGCCGCGCGCGTGTTCCACGACCGCAACCGGACGGTCGGCTGGTACCTGCCCGTGGTCTCGGCGGAGGAGGAATGA
- a CDS encoding M20/M25/M40 family metallo-hydrolase: MDVRVAQVDQAFPGTIEDLRRLVQIPSVAAQRRGIAEAAQAVRALLEAEGGRVTLLTDGGANPVVVADFKGRSPRTLLFYNHYDVQPAEPLEEWTVPPFDVTLRDGLILGRGVSDNKGDLVTRIAALRLLKAAHGGLPCRVKFVVEGEEEVSSVHFGAVTRAHADLLRADACIWEYGERDSEERMHIVCGMKGICYLELEARTASVDLHSSFGAVIEGAATRLAWALGTFKDPAGRVLIPGHYDRVRRPTPEEEAALAEIPPDVVDAVRERVHVPELIGGARGADAVRQLLFAPTCTICGIWGGYTLEGSKTVLPCRARAKVDFRLVPDQDPHEVARGVRRHLDGRGFRDVEVTLLGGEYPWRTDLRDPFVGLVRDVVAETTGRAVLVYPTSAGTGPMHDLGPVLDIPLVSTGGGYWGSRAHAPDEHVRERDFRETIVLMARLLERFAETR, encoded by the coding sequence GTGGACGTGCGTGTCGCGCAGGTGGACCAGGCGTTCCCGGGGACGATCGAGGATCTCCGGCGGCTCGTGCAGATTCCCTCCGTCGCCGCGCAGCGGCGCGGCATCGCGGAGGCGGCGCAGGCGGTGCGGGCCCTGCTCGAAGCCGAGGGCGGACGGGTGACACTTCTGACCGACGGCGGCGCCAACCCGGTGGTCGTCGCCGACTTCAAAGGGCGGTCGCCGCGGACGCTGCTGTTCTACAACCACTACGACGTCCAGCCGGCGGAGCCGCTCGAGGAGTGGACCGTCCCGCCGTTCGACGTCACGCTTCGCGACGGGCTGATCCTCGGCCGGGGCGTCTCCGACAACAAGGGCGACCTCGTGACCCGCATCGCGGCGCTGCGCCTGCTCAAGGCGGCGCACGGCGGCCTGCCCTGCCGGGTCAAGTTCGTCGTCGAAGGCGAAGAGGAAGTCTCGAGCGTGCACTTCGGCGCCGTGACGCGGGCGCACGCCGACCTGCTCCGCGCCGACGCGTGCATTTGGGAGTACGGCGAGCGGGACAGCGAAGAGCGGATGCATATCGTCTGCGGCATGAAGGGCATCTGCTACCTGGAGCTCGAGGCCCGCACGGCGTCCGTGGATCTGCACTCGTCCTTCGGAGCGGTGATCGAGGGGGCGGCGACCCGGCTGGCCTGGGCGCTCGGGACCTTCAAGGATCCCGCCGGCCGCGTCTTGATCCCGGGGCACTACGATCGGGTCCGGCGGCCGACGCCCGAGGAAGAGGCGGCGCTCGCCGAGATTCCGCCGGACGTCGTCGACGCGGTGCGGGAGCGGGTGCACGTGCCGGAGTTGATCGGCGGCGCGCGGGGTGCCGACGCGGTCCGCCAGTTGCTGTTCGCGCCCACGTGCACGATCTGCGGCATCTGGGGCGGGTACACGCTCGAGGGGTCCAAGACGGTGCTGCCGTGCCGGGCCCGCGCGAAGGTGGATTTCCGGCTGGTGCCGGATCAGGACCCGCACGAGGTCGCCCGCGGCGTCCGCCGTCACCTCGACGGCCGGGGCTTCCGCGACGTGGAGGTGACGCTCCTCGGCGGGGAGTATCCGTGGCGCACGGACCTTCGCGATCCGTTCGTGGGGCTGGTGCGGGACGTGGTGGCGGAGACGACCGGCCGCGCCGTGCTCGTCTATCCCACCTCCGCCGGGACGGGCCCCATGCACGACCTCGGTCCGGTCCTCGACATCCCGCTGGTGAGCACGGGCGGCGGGTACTGGGGCAGCCGCGCGCACGCCCCCGACGAGCACGTCCGGGAGCGCGACTTCCGCGAGACGATCGTGCTCATGGCGCGGCTGCTGGAGCGGTTCGCCGAGACGCGGTAG
- a CDS encoding type II toxin-antitoxin system VapC family toxin yields the protein MTVLDTHAWIWWAADPQRLSRRARTAIDGAIQQRRLCVSCISVWEVATLVARGRLDLSIDVNDWVGASEALPFLRFVPIDSRIALRSARLPEPFHRDPADRIIVATALILGAELVSKDERMHAYTAIRTVW from the coding sequence GTGACGGTCCTCGACACCCACGCATGGATTTGGTGGGCCGCCGACCCGCAACGACTCTCACGGCGCGCCCGCACCGCAATCGACGGCGCGATTCAGCAACGGCGACTTTGCGTCTCATGTATCAGCGTCTGGGAAGTTGCCACGCTGGTTGCGAGAGGCCGGCTCGATCTCTCGATCGACGTAAACGATTGGGTCGGCGCGTCCGAGGCGCTGCCCTTTCTTCGGTTCGTTCCGATCGACAGCAGAATTGCCTTGCGCTCGGCGCGGCTGCCGGAACCTTTTCACCGCGATCCGGCCGACCGGATTATCGTTGCGACGGCGCTGATTCTCGGGGCAGAACTCGTCAGCAAGGATGAACGGATGCACGCCTATACGGCGATCCGCACGGTGTGGTGA
- a CDS encoding M42 family metallopeptidase, protein METQSLLASLSNAFGVSGFEDDVRRMIEALVAPWADEVRTDVLGNLLVTRRGLPGRGTVMLDAHMDEIGFIINHVESDGFLRFTTLGGWDARLLLAHAVTIRTRDGALVRGVVGSLPPHILSAEERDRPVPLDAMYLDIGAASAQEVAQRGIRIGDPATIAYPCEHLPEGFVLGKALDDRAGCGVLIKTLEALAGQPLDGTLVCAFTVGEETGLRGARTAAHQVEPDVALAIEGTVAADLPGVSGAKRVTSLGAGPAITIADRTMVVRPQLVRALERLAEAHAIPYQYKRPAYGGTDAGAIHTSRGGVLTGAVSVPCRYIHSPLSLLRVSDFDATVRLVIAFVREVPRLFE, encoded by the coding sequence ATGGAGACGCAGAGCCTGCTCGCCTCGCTGTCCAACGCGTTCGGCGTGTCCGGGTTCGAGGACGACGTCCGCCGGATGATCGAGGCGCTCGTCGCGCCGTGGGCCGACGAGGTTCGGACCGACGTCCTCGGCAACCTGCTTGTCACCCGCCGCGGCCTCCCCGGACGGGGAACCGTCATGCTCGACGCCCACATGGACGAAATTGGGTTCATCATCAATCACGTCGAGAGCGACGGATTCCTTCGCTTCACCACCCTGGGCGGCTGGGACGCGCGGCTGCTCCTCGCGCACGCCGTGACCATCAGGACGCGCGACGGCGCGTTGGTGCGTGGGGTCGTCGGCAGCCTCCCGCCGCACATTCTGAGCGCGGAAGAGCGCGACCGGCCCGTGCCGCTCGACGCCATGTACCTCGACATCGGCGCCGCCTCCGCACAGGAGGTCGCACAGCGGGGCATCCGCATCGGCGACCCGGCGACGATCGCGTACCCCTGCGAGCACCTGCCGGAGGGCTTCGTCCTGGGCAAAGCCCTCGACGATCGGGCGGGGTGCGGCGTGCTGATCAAGACGCTGGAGGCGCTGGCGGGGCAGCCGCTCGACGGCACGCTGGTCTGCGCCTTCACGGTCGGCGAGGAAACCGGCCTCCGCGGCGCCCGCACCGCCGCCCATCAGGTCGAACCGGACGTCGCGCTGGCGATCGAGGGCACCGTCGCCGCCGACCTCCCCGGGGTCTCGGGGGCGAAGCGGGTGACGAGCCTCGGCGCCGGGCCGGCCATCACGATCGCCGACCGTACGATGGTCGTCCGCCCGCAGCTCGTGCGCGCGCTCGAGCGCCTGGCGGAGGCGCACGCGATTCCGTACCAGTACAAGCGGCCCGCGTACGGCGGCACCGACGCGGGGGCGATCCACACGAGCCGCGGGGGCGTCCTCACCGGCGCGGTGTCCGTCCCCTGCCGCTACATCCACTCGCCGCTCAGTCTGCTCCGCGTGAGCGACTTCGACGCGACCGTGCGCCTGGTGATCGCCTTCGTCCGCGAGGTGCCGCGGCTGTTCGAGTAG
- a CDS encoding UPF0182 family protein codes for MKPRQWLLAVLVAALLVYPILARWYTEWLWFGEVGYRTVFWIPILSATAVAAAAAISAFVILYFNARPLLRLRPIARVVELRPVGDSRTYRRIVARLSPDRVAALLTAVVAVVAGFGAADSWPVFQTFLHQTSFGVRDPVFGRDVAFYVFALPAYRAVFGWLFAWLFVALVGAAAAYYLDLVPLAVRGVWAVPRGVRIHLSLLAGLLVLLRGAGFWLDRYGVLYSPHGAVFGAGYTDLHARLPAFGLLAVMSTVTGLLLLASTRARTMRPAVGALVALLVVWIGGTVLYPAFVQQVEVGPNELDREQPYIGNGIAFTRRAYGLDTVEEQSFPAALSLSPAALQANRTVLDSVRLWDYRPLLRTYAQLQSLRLYYMFTDVGIDRYRIGGREQQVMLSARELDVNRLPDQARTWVNEHLVYTHGFGLVMTPVNRISAEGLPDFYIKDIPPQSTVGLTVTRPELYYSLVTTPYVVVNTRNKELDYAQGDHDVYTTYAGRGGVPLSAPLGRLAFASRFGAVSLMLSDAITPASRVLFHRDVRDRVARVAPFLQLDRDPYLVLAGGRLFWIVDGYTTSAMYPYARPTGDLNYIRNSVKAVVDAYDGTVRLYVVDPADPLIRTYDKIYPGVLRPFREMPADLAAHVRYPVDLFTVQADVFATFHMRDPRVFYNREDLWGIPRELFGGSPQPVEPYYVNLKLDPAHGEEFALILPFTPSGKDNMVAWMAARSDPPNYGRLLVYRFPKDTTVFGPMQIEARINQDPTISSQLTLWNQLGSSVIRGNLLVVPIADSLLYIEPLYLQAEGSALPELKRVIVAYGAQIAMEPTLEASVARIFGTSIASGAPAAPAAPAPPSSPPGTPPAGANAGRVAALVAEANAHYARAQAALRAGDFATYGKEVDALGRTLTELRQITGRP; via the coding sequence GTGAAACCCCGCCAGTGGCTCTTGGCGGTCCTCGTCGCCGCGCTGCTCGTCTATCCCATCCTCGCCCGCTGGTATACGGAGTGGCTGTGGTTCGGCGAGGTGGGCTACCGCACGGTGTTCTGGATTCCGATTCTGTCCGCCACGGCGGTGGCGGCGGCCGCGGCGATTTCCGCGTTCGTGATCTTGTATTTCAACGCCCGGCCGCTGCTCCGGCTCCGGCCGATCGCCCGGGTCGTCGAACTGCGGCCGGTGGGCGACTCACGGACGTACCGGCGGATCGTCGCCCGCCTGTCGCCGGATCGTGTCGCGGCACTCCTGACCGCCGTCGTGGCCGTCGTGGCCGGGTTCGGCGCCGCCGACTCGTGGCCGGTGTTCCAGACATTCCTTCATCAGACATCCTTCGGCGTCCGCGATCCGGTGTTCGGACGCGACGTGGCGTTCTATGTGTTCGCCCTGCCGGCGTACCGCGCCGTCTTCGGTTGGCTGTTCGCCTGGCTCTTCGTGGCGCTCGTGGGCGCGGCGGCCGCCTACTACCTCGATCTGGTGCCGCTCGCGGTGCGGGGCGTGTGGGCGGTTCCGCGCGGCGTGCGCATCCACCTCAGCCTGCTTGCGGGGCTGCTCGTGCTGCTGCGCGGCGCGGGCTTTTGGCTCGACCGGTACGGGGTCCTCTACTCGCCGCACGGCGCCGTGTTCGGGGCCGGGTACACGGACCTGCACGCCCGGCTCCCGGCGTTCGGGCTGCTCGCGGTGATGTCGACGGTGACCGGATTGCTGCTGCTCGCGTCGACGCGGGCCCGTACCATGCGGCCGGCCGTCGGTGCTCTGGTGGCCCTGCTCGTGGTGTGGATCGGCGGCACGGTCCTCTATCCCGCGTTCGTCCAGCAGGTGGAGGTCGGCCCGAACGAGCTCGACCGGGAGCAGCCGTACATTGGAAACGGCATCGCGTTTACGCGTCGCGCCTACGGCCTCGACACCGTCGAGGAGCAGTCGTTCCCCGCGGCGCTCAGCCTGAGCCCCGCGGCCCTCCAGGCCAACCGCACGGTGCTGGACAGCGTCCGCCTCTGGGACTACCGGCCGCTGCTCCGCACGTACGCGCAGCTCCAAAGCCTGCGACTCTACTACATGTTCACGGACGTCGGCATCGACCGCTACCGGATCGGCGGGCGGGAGCAGCAGGTCATGCTGTCGGCGCGGGAACTGGACGTGAACCGCCTGCCCGACCAGGCCCGCACCTGGGTGAACGAGCACCTGGTCTACACTCACGGGTTCGGTCTCGTGATGACGCCCGTCAACCGGATCTCCGCGGAGGGGCTGCCGGACTTCTACATCAAAGACATCCCGCCGCAGAGCACCGTCGGGCTGACCGTCACCCGTCCGGAGCTGTACTACAGCCTCGTGACGACGCCGTACGTCGTGGTCAACACGCGGAACAAGGAACTCGACTACGCGCAAGGCGACCATGACGTGTACACGACGTACGCCGGCCGCGGCGGGGTACCGCTCAGCGCCCCGCTCGGGCGGCTGGCGTTTGCGTCGCGGTTCGGCGCCGTCTCGCTCATGTTGAGCGACGCCATTACTCCGGCGAGCCGCGTGTTGTTCCACCGCGACGTGCGCGACCGGGTGGCGCGGGTCGCGCCGTTCTTGCAGCTGGATCGCGATCCCTACCTCGTGCTGGCCGGCGGCCGCCTCTTCTGGATCGTGGACGGCTACACGACGAGCGCGATGTACCCGTACGCGCGGCCGACGGGCGACCTCAACTACATCCGCAACTCCGTGAAGGCGGTGGTCGATGCCTACGACGGCACGGTGCGTCTCTACGTCGTCGACCCGGCCGACCCGCTGATCCGGACCTACGACAAGATCTATCCGGGGGTGCTGCGGCCGTTTCGCGAGATGCCGGCGGATCTCGCCGCGCACGTCCGGTACCCCGTGGATCTGTTCACCGTCCAGGCCGACGTGTTCGCGACGTTCCACATGCGGGACCCGCGGGTCTTCTACAATCGCGAGGACCTCTGGGGGATTCCCAGGGAGCTCTTCGGCGGATCGCCGCAGCCGGTCGAGCCGTACTACGTGAACCTGAAACTGGACCCCGCGCACGGGGAAGAGTTCGCGCTGATCCTTCCCTTCACGCCGTCCGGCAAAGACAACATGGTGGCCTGGATGGCCGCGCGCAGCGACCCGCCGAATTACGGCCGGCTGCTCGTGTACCGCTTTCCCAAGGACACGACCGTGTTCGGGCCGATGCAGATCGAGGCGCGGATCAACCAGGACCCGACGATCAGCAGCCAGCTGACGCTGTGGAACCAGTTGGGCTCATCGGTGATCCGGGGCAACCTGCTCGTAGTGCCGATCGCCGATTCGCTGCTGTACATCGAGCCGCTCTATCTCCAGGCGGAGGGCAGCGCGCTGCCCGAGCTCAAGCGCGTGATCGTGGCCTACGGCGCGCAGATCGCCATGGAGCCGACGCTCGAAGCGTCCGTTGCGCGCATCTTCGGGACGTCGATCGCCTCCGGTGCACCGGCCGCCCCTGCCGCGCCGGCGCCGCCCAGCAGTCCGCCCGGGACGCCCCCGGCGGGCGCCAACGCGGGCCGCGTGGCCGCGCTGGTGGCAGAGGCGAACGCGCACTACGCGCGAGCGCAGGCGGCGCTCAGGGCCGGAGACTTCGCGACGTACGGCAAGGAAGTCGACGCGCTCGGGCGCACGTTGACGGAGCTGCGGCAGATCACCGGGAGACCATAA
- a CDS encoding type II toxin-antitoxin system Phd/YefM family antitoxin codes for MEKTVSKSRFKSHALEYFRQVEQSGEPLIVTDHGRPVIKVTSYRPDADELLRALRGSVIAYREPTEPVDAEEWETLK; via the coding sequence ATGGAGAAGACGGTATCAAAGTCACGGTTCAAATCCCACGCGCTTGAATACTTTCGCCAGGTTGAGCAGAGCGGCGAGCCGCTCATCGTCACGGATCATGGGCGTCCTGTCATCAAAGTCACGTCCTATCGTCCGGACGCCGACGAGTTGCTCCGCGCGCTGCGCGGCTCGGTGATCGCCTATCGCGAGCCGACAGAGCCGGTGGACGCGGAGGAGTGGGAGACGCTGAAGTGA
- a CDS encoding molybdenum cofactor guanylyltransferase, translated as MVGVILAGGESRRMGRDKAFLPFGAATLVETVAARLREACTDVLVVANQPAPYRALGLRTVADALPGRRSLAGIYTGILHAGGPAFVCGCDMPLLCPPLIRYMGTLAGTADVVIPRVRDYEPLHAVYTPVCLGPIARVLASGGRNADILAEVRARILGPDELRRFDPELRSLVNINTPEEYAALNPSRPPDGR; from the coding sequence ATGGTCGGGGTCATTCTGGCGGGGGGCGAGAGCCGGCGCATGGGCCGGGACAAGGCGTTTCTGCCGTTCGGCGCCGCGACGCTCGTCGAAACCGTCGCGGCCCGCCTGCGCGAGGCATGCACGGACGTCCTCGTGGTGGCGAACCAACCCGCGCCCTACCGTGCGCTCGGCCTGCGCACCGTCGCGGACGCGCTGCCCGGACGCCGGTCGCTCGCCGGCATCTACACCGGCATCCTGCACGCGGGCGGTCCGGCGTTCGTGTGCGGCTGCGACATGCCGCTGCTCTGCCCCCCGCTGATCCGATACATGGGCACGCTCGCGGGCACGGCGGACGTGGTGATCCCGCGCGTCCGGGATTACGAGCCGCTGCACGCCGTCTACACGCCGGTCTGTCTGGGCCCCATCGCGCGCGTGCTCGCGTCGGGCGGCCGGAACGCCGACATCCTGGCGGAGGTGCGCGCGCGGATCCTCGGACCGGACGAGTTGCGGCGGTTCGATCCGGAGCTTCGCTCCCTCGTCAACATCAACACGCCCGAGGAGTACGCCGCGCTGAATCCAAGTCGCCCGCCGGACGGACGGTAA
- a CDS encoding peroxiredoxin, which translates to MAVEVGQQAPDALLVNGERKAVKISELTGQTTVLAFFPAAFTGTCTKEMCHFRDDLSRFAALHAQVYGISADTPFVLNEFAKAHQLTFPLLSDFNHQAMKAFGVYDPAFLGLLDGIARRSVFVLDKHGKVVYTWLGDKPGVEPPYDEVEAAVEKAG; encoded by the coding sequence ATGGCGGTCGAGGTCGGACAACAGGCGCCCGACGCGCTATTGGTCAACGGCGAGCGCAAGGCGGTGAAGATCAGCGAGTTGACGGGACAGACGACCGTGCTGGCCTTCTTCCCGGCCGCGTTCACCGGCACGTGCACCAAGGAGATGTGCCACTTTCGCGACGACCTGAGCCGGTTTGCCGCGCTGCACGCCCAGGTCTACGGCATCAGCGCGGATACGCCGTTCGTGCTGAACGAGTTTGCGAAGGCCCACCAGTTGACGTTCCCGCTGTTGAGCGACTTCAACCATCAGGCGATGAAGGCCTTCGGCGTGTACGATCCCGCCTTTCTCGGGCTGCTCGACGGCATCGCGAGACGCTCCGTGTTCGTGCTGGACAAGCACGGCAAGGTCGTCTACACCTGGCTCGGCGACAAACCGGGGGTGGAGCCGCCGTATGACGAGGTGGAGGCCGCGGTCGAGAAGGCGGGCTAG
- a CDS encoding pitrilysin family protein has product MREMSARRAVPITPEVVTRRVLPNGAVVLVREHDAHPSVSVRGYLPAGVQADPSGRAGLAVLAASMLTRGTARYTSQELALVLDSIGASLSVSADIDGAGFAARCLAEDAGQVLDLLAEVLLRPTFPPAEVDKQRAKIITAIRESQHDTRAAADKAFRAAAYPERHPHHRPAEGDEASVAAITRDDLAAFHRQWYRPGGAVLAVVGDLTAGWVLERLTRAFEHWQGVPVAALAPVPAAGPASSVQRREVAIPGKTQADIVLGAPGFSRTSPDYYAGMMADLVLGRLGLMGRLGATVRDEEGLAYYAFSQAQAGVFAGPWAVRAGVNPANVGRAIDGVLREIGGLHREPVRGDELRDARDYVIGSMALRLETDGGLAQALLEIELFDLGLDYLLRFPEVITAVTPEQMGDVARRYLSLDGYTVATAVPA; this is encoded by the coding sequence ATGCGCGAGATGAGCGCGCGCCGCGCCGTGCCGATCACGCCCGAGGTGGTGACGCGCCGCGTCCTTCCGAACGGGGCGGTCGTGCTGGTGCGCGAACACGACGCGCATCCGTCCGTAAGCGTGCGGGGCTATCTGCCGGCCGGGGTCCAGGCCGACCCGTCCGGCCGGGCGGGGCTCGCCGTGCTGGCCGCCTCGATGCTGACGCGGGGCACGGCCCGCTACACTTCGCAGGAGCTCGCGCTCGTGCTCGACTCGATCGGCGCGAGCCTCAGCGTGTCCGCGGACATCGACGGCGCGGGCTTCGCGGCGCGGTGTCTCGCCGAGGACGCCGGTCAGGTGCTGGACCTGCTGGCCGAGGTGCTGCTGCGGCCGACGTTTCCGCCCGCCGAGGTCGACAAGCAGCGCGCCAAGATCATCACCGCGATCCGGGAGTCGCAGCACGATACGCGCGCCGCGGCGGACAAGGCGTTCCGCGCCGCCGCGTATCCCGAGCGGCATCCGCACCACCGCCCCGCCGAGGGCGACGAGGCGAGCGTGGCCGCGATCACGCGGGACGATCTCGCGGCGTTTCACCGGCAATGGTACCGTCCGGGGGGCGCCGTGCTGGCGGTGGTCGGCGACCTGACGGCGGGGTGGGTGCTCGAGCGTCTCACGCGGGCGTTCGAGCACTGGCAGGGGGTCCCGGTGGCGGCGTTGGCGCCGGTGCCGGCGGCCGGCCCCGCCTCGTCGGTACAGCGTCGGGAGGTCGCGATCCCCGGCAAGACCCAGGCCGACATCGTCCTCGGCGCGCCGGGGTTCAGCCGGACGAGCCCCGATTACTACGCCGGCATGATGGCGGATCTGGTCCTCGGCCGTCTCGGCCTCATGGGACGGCTCGGGGCCACCGTCCGCGACGAGGAGGGCCTGGCCTACTACGCGTTCAGCCAGGCGCAGGCGGGGGTGTTCGCCGGCCCGTGGGCGGTGCGCGCCGGGGTCAATCCGGCCAACGTCGGCCGCGCGATCGACGGCGTTCTGCGCGAGATCGGCGGCCTCCACCGCGAACCGGTGCGCGGCGACGAACTGCGCGACGCCCGCGATTATGTCATCGGCTCGATGGCGCTCCGTCTGGAGACCGACGGCGGCCTGGCCCAGGCACTGCTCGAGATCGAGCTCTTCGACCTCGGTCTCGACTACCTGCTGCGCTTCCCCGAGGTGATCACCGCGGTCACACCGGAGCAGATGGGCGACGTCGCGCGGCGCTATCTCAGCCTCGACGGCTATACCGTGGCGACCGCGGTGCCGGCGTGA
- a CDS encoding iron-sulfur cluster assembly protein yields the protein MVTRDQVIEVLKTCFDPEIPVNIWDLGLIYDITAADGVVHIKMTLTAVGCSLGPQLVGEVESKLLGVDGVEDAKVEMVWNPPWTPERLTDDGRLSLQAMGFPI from the coding sequence ATGGTTACACGCGATCAGGTCATCGAGGTCCTCAAGACCTGCTTCGACCCCGAGATTCCCGTGAATATTTGGGACCTGGGGTTGATCTACGACATCACGGCCGCCGACGGCGTCGTGCACATCAAGATGACGCTGACCGCGGTCGGGTGTTCGCTCGGCCCGCAACTCGTCGGCGAGGTCGAATCTAAATTGCTCGGCGTCGACGGCGTGGAGGACGCCAAGGTGGAGATGGTCTGGAATCCGCCGTGGACGCCGGAGCGGCTCACCGACGACGGACGGCTGTCGCTGCAGGCGATGGGATTCCCCATCTAG